Proteins from a single region of Desulfuribacillus stibiiarsenatis:
- a CDS encoding CAP-associated domain-containing protein, producing MNNFQKKPIRFVMATALLLAFIASVWIVHQHITVERQRNADGRLSLFDISIGDSEKEVIQRLGLPDRKELSKYGYEWWVYNQDLNRYLQIGLERNRVVTMFSNSTGIQWKDIMAGETTQKDIEKNYQIDEAVTVTFDGAEFLLNNANEKEDRILLVEENLAVEIYFDILAGKTAHAIRLQNIDTLVKSRGYHMTWSYNKRPPSISAPQLSEQELEQVHEGIEKQSFDLINTMRMQNELPLLTWDDELAVLAKNHSVDMSQNRFFNHSSPRSGIAADRLKAAGYPFQRVGENLAYAHSDAIDAYIAWINSQGHRNHILTKEYQKIGIGAIDEFITAKFVAN from the coding sequence ATGAACAATTTTCAGAAAAAACCTATAAGATTTGTAATGGCAACCGCACTTTTGCTCGCTTTTATAGCAAGCGTCTGGATTGTTCATCAACATATAACAGTTGAAAGACAGAGAAATGCTGATGGTAGACTTAGTTTGTTTGACATTTCCATAGGAGATTCTGAAAAGGAAGTGATCCAAAGACTAGGCCTTCCCGACAGAAAAGAATTAAGTAAATATGGTTATGAGTGGTGGGTATATAATCAGGACCTCAATCGGTATTTACAAATTGGTCTAGAACGAAATCGAGTTGTGACAATGTTTAGTAACTCTACGGGAATTCAGTGGAAGGATATTATGGCAGGAGAAACGACACAGAAGGACATTGAAAAGAACTATCAAATCGATGAAGCTGTGACGGTTACTTTTGACGGTGCAGAGTTTTTATTGAATAACGCAAATGAAAAAGAAGATAGAATTCTATTAGTAGAAGAAAATCTCGCGGTAGAGATTTATTTTGATATATTAGCAGGTAAGACGGCTCATGCAATCCGCTTACAAAATATAGACACACTTGTCAAATCTAGAGGTTATCATATGACCTGGTCGTACAATAAAAGGCCACCAAGTATCAGTGCGCCTCAGTTGTCGGAACAGGAGCTTGAGCAAGTTCATGAAGGAATAGAAAAACAATCATTCGATCTCATTAATACTATGCGTATGCAAAATGAACTGCCGCTGCTCACGTGGGATGATGAGCTAGCGGTATTAGCGAAAAATCACTCAGTGGATATGAGTCAAAACAGATTCTTCAACCATTCATCACCGCGGTCTGGAATTGCAGCAGATCGACTCAAGGCAGCAGGGTATCCGTTTCAGCGAGTTGGTGAAAACCTCGCCTATGCTCACTCGGATGCGATTGATGCGTATATCGCGTGGATTAACAGCCAAGGCCATAGGAATCACATTTTGACAAAGGAATATCAGAAAATTGGAATCGGTGCCATCGATGAATTTATCACAGCGAAATTTGTAGCTAATTAG
- a CDS encoding MFS transporter: MSADNTQKLVPLLSFTIFFSVINGTMFNVAIPNISTQFSILPSQVSWVVTGYTVIFALSAAIFGKLADMYPVKNLISTGLVLFNIGSLLGFLAEWYPMLLTARYIQACGAGSIPALAMLVATRYAPPEKRGKVLGFIASTVAFGSGIGPVLGGFITNTWEWNYLFLISLFSLLAIYFYHKWLPKEEVTGGALDIKGALLLAFTIAIFLVAVNQLIFWLLPVGLLMTFLVRHHMISTENPFIQPSLIQNRLFRNGLIAAFVTVGTVFATLFMIPIMLRDMNHLSSGEIGLVLFPGAMSASVMGAISGRIADRVGSIPVVYAGMSLLFISLLLLSFFAGSLPIVITSILLILYIGFSFIQSSLSNTVSRVLPPQQTGIGMGLYNLTFFISGAFISAISGKLLDFNNPSFQLNPLHFVDSATIYSNISFSFMISVMLGLLIFHRAYYKIHLQRKATN; encoded by the coding sequence ATGAGCGCTGATAATACACAAAAATTAGTTCCCTTATTAAGCTTCACGATTTTCTTTTCCGTCATTAATGGCACTATGTTCAACGTCGCAATCCCTAATATATCGACCCAGTTTTCTATACTTCCGTCACAAGTGAGCTGGGTAGTCACTGGTTATACCGTAATATTTGCGTTAAGCGCTGCTATCTTTGGAAAGTTAGCAGACATGTACCCAGTCAAAAATCTTATTTCTACCGGCCTTGTCCTATTCAATATTGGTTCGTTACTTGGCTTTCTTGCTGAATGGTATCCGATGCTATTGACTGCTAGATATATTCAAGCCTGTGGTGCCGGTTCCATTCCAGCCCTTGCCATGCTTGTCGCTACACGGTATGCACCTCCTGAGAAAAGAGGTAAAGTATTAGGCTTTATCGCTTCAACAGTCGCATTCGGCTCTGGAATCGGTCCAGTGTTGGGCGGTTTTATTACAAACACATGGGAGTGGAACTATCTGTTTCTAATCTCGTTATTTTCATTACTTGCAATCTATTTCTATCATAAATGGTTGCCAAAAGAAGAGGTTACAGGTGGGGCATTGGATATCAAGGGGGCATTATTACTAGCTTTTACAATCGCGATTTTCCTAGTCGCCGTGAATCAACTGATTTTCTGGCTATTGCCTGTTGGTCTACTTATGACGTTTCTTGTCCGACATCATATGATATCTACCGAAAATCCTTTTATTCAGCCCTCTTTAATTCAAAATCGGTTGTTTCGGAATGGTCTAATTGCCGCCTTCGTAACAGTCGGCACAGTGTTTGCTACCTTATTTATGATACCAATCATGCTTCGCGATATGAATCATCTTTCTAGCGGAGAGATTGGGTTAGTACTTTTCCCCGGTGCGATGAGCGCTTCTGTAATGGGGGCAATTAGCGGGCGCATTGCCGATAGAGTTGGCAGTATTCCTGTGGTATATGCCGGTATGTCCCTGTTGTTTATCAGTCTACTTTTGCTCTCATTTTTCGCTGGCAGTTTACCGATTGTGATTACGAGCATCCTACTCATCTTATATATAGGTTTTTCCTTTATACAATCGTCTTTATCAAATACTGTTTCCCGTGTCCTGCCACCACAACAAACAGGCATTGGGATGGGCCTATATAATTTGACGTTTTTTATATCTGGGGCTTTCATTTCTGCCATTAGCGGTAAGCTGTTGGATTTCAACAATCCTTCATTTCAATTGAATCCATTGCACTTTGTTGATTCCGCAACTATCTATAGTAATATTTCGTTCTCTTTTATGATTTCTGTTATGTTAGGATTACTCATCTTTCATCGCGCGTATTATAAAATCCACTTGCAACGAAAAGCTACTAATTAG
- a CDS encoding ammonia-forming cytochrome c nitrite reductase subunit c552 — translation MKKSLILVLVFLATMFVIAGCELEEMAETPAVSTPAPTPAPQPAPVVMSLSSLELTNKITAEWKTSDKVFAITDPAGRGIGCAKCHDGYGFSMFKTFDPAVAGAPAYAPKHATGIDCQACHTGQGKELMESGSVKLLFMDQPLQAGKSAMCLSCHNSNRNPKDLAAQFKAGTLTQMTYPHYGMQGAVYTGKGGMEIPGVTLPSSPMHSQIQCSNCHMPTTEEGYKSHSFKADVEKIDKTCGTCHTGITSFDHKGFRSEMNYMLGKLKKATMAKAGASDLTYGSGRFTFHDAKGAAIDMKMIPFEAYVGAYNWRLIALDGSLGIHNPQYSKAIVKETYKFVTGEELK, via the coding sequence ATGAAAAAGAGCCTAATATTAGTGCTAGTTTTTCTAGCTACTATGTTTGTTATAGCTGGTTGTGAACTTGAAGAAATGGCTGAGACACCAGCAGTATCAACTCCAGCTCCTACGCCAGCACCTCAACCGGCTCCGGTTGTAATGTCGTTAAGCAGCTTAGAGTTAACGAACAAGATTACTGCAGAGTGGAAAACATCTGATAAAGTATTTGCAATCACTGATCCAGCAGGTAGAGGTATCGGTTGTGCAAAGTGTCACGATGGATACGGTTTCTCAATGTTTAAAACGTTTGACCCTGCTGTAGCGGGAGCTCCTGCGTATGCTCCAAAACATGCTACAGGGATTGATTGCCAAGCTTGCCACACAGGCCAAGGTAAAGAACTAATGGAGTCAGGTTCCGTTAAATTATTGTTCATGGATCAGCCATTACAAGCTGGCAAATCTGCTATGTGCTTAAGCTGCCATAACAGTAATCGTAATCCTAAGGATTTAGCAGCACAATTTAAAGCAGGTACATTAACGCAAATGACATACCCACACTATGGTATGCAGGGTGCAGTTTATACAGGTAAAGGTGGTATGGAGATTCCAGGAGTTACACTTCCTTCATCTCCAATGCATTCACAAATTCAATGTTCGAATTGCCATATGCCAACAACGGAAGAAGGCTACAAGTCACACTCATTCAAAGCTGATGTAGAGAAGATCGACAAGACTTGCGGAACTTGCCACACAGGTATTACATCTTTTGACCACAAAGGTTTCCGCAGTGAAATGAACTACATGCTTGGCAAGCTTAAGAAAGCTACTATGGCGAAAGCAGGAGCTTCTGACTTAACTTATGGCAGTGGACGATTTACCTTCCATGATGCTAAGGGAGCTGCTATCGACATGAAGATGATTCCGTTTGAAGCATATGTTGGTGCATACAACTGGAGATTAATTGCTCTGGATGGAAGTTTAGGAATCCACAACCCGCAATACTCTAAAGCGATTGTAAAAGAAACTTACAAGTTCGTGACTGGGGAAGAGTTAAAGTAA
- a CDS encoding ammonia-forming cytochrome c nitrite reductase subunit c552, translated as MKKSLFLAFAVLVAVSVFVGVQYQTVAEPAIETSAFAEAAVLGVSNLEMVEKISAEWKTSDKAFAQVSTPITNSPGQREGCTHCHNGMVFASGVHTNGVVGDHMTGLNCQACHTGTGEELMKAGKLNVSMRHFTGTYIKSDFTEGKAGKGALCITCHSGRRDPATNLKGYIAGTNGMAYSHYGQGPIIFGQGAMPIEGVTFKTSSAHASIQDSCVACHMSDTKDGYASHSFKMNKDNVATACGTCHTGAKDFDINGVQTDMYKKLNIVYDEIKKFSGAAEVRTSGSTGFTFHKADGTAIAYKPTPAQYTLMYNWYLVKGDKSKGVHNPQYLKSVLSESYKAVTGKGLW; from the coding sequence ATGAAAAAGAGCTTATTTTTAGCTTTTGCAGTTCTAGTTGCTGTTTCTGTGTTTGTAGGCGTACAATACCAAACAGTTGCAGAACCTGCGATTGAAACAAGTGCTTTTGCTGAAGCGGCTGTTCTTGGAGTAAGCAACCTGGAAATGGTTGAGAAGATTTCAGCTGAGTGGAAGACCTCTGATAAGGCTTTTGCTCAAGTGAGTACCCCAATCACTAACAGCCCAGGGCAAAGAGAAGGATGTACTCATTGTCATAACGGTATGGTATTTGCAAGTGGTGTACATACCAATGGTGTAGTAGGTGACCACATGACGGGATTAAACTGTCAAGCTTGCCACACTGGTACTGGTGAAGAGTTAATGAAAGCTGGTAAATTGAACGTATCTATGAGACATTTTACAGGAACATATATTAAGAGTGATTTTACTGAAGGTAAAGCTGGGAAAGGTGCATTATGTATTACTTGCCACAGTGGAAGACGTGATCCAGCTACGAATCTTAAAGGTTATATCGCTGGTACAAATGGAATGGCTTATTCACACTATGGTCAAGGTCCAATTATCTTTGGTCAAGGAGCAATGCCAATTGAAGGTGTAACTTTCAAGACTTCTTCTGCTCATGCTAGTATCCAAGATTCTTGCGTAGCGTGCCATATGTCTGATACAAAAGACGGCTATGCATCTCACTCATTCAAAATGAACAAGGATAACGTCGCTACAGCTTGCGGTACTTGCCATACTGGAGCGAAAGACTTCGATATTAACGGTGTCCAAACAGATATGTACAAGAAATTAAATATTGTGTATGACGAAATCAAGAAATTCTCAGGCGCTGCAGAAGTTAGAACTTCGGGGAGCACAGGATTTACGTTCCACAAAGCTGATGGAACAGCAATAGCTTACAAGCCAACACCTGCACAATACACATTAATGTACAACTGGTACCTTGTAAAAGGTGACAAGAGTAAGGGCGTTCATAACCCACAATACTTAAAATCTGTGTTAAGCGAGTCGTATAAAGCTGTAACCGGCAAAGGACTTTGGTAG